A region of the Bacteroidales bacterium genome:
ATTTTCTATAATTTTATAATTGCCTTTTGAAATCCATTCGGCTGAAAGTGCATTCATTGCAGCTAATTGAACTACATTTAAAAAGCCATTCGTTTCTTTTGCAGTTAAAAGTTGTATAAGTTTACTACCAGCATAAGTTCCTGGCTCAAAGGGTTCACTGCGATGCCCATGATGTAATGACCCTTTAAATTCTGTCTTTGATAATCCGCAATAACCAGACGATAACTGAACCGCTGTAAACAAGGCTCCAATATAGACACGTTCGATGGTATAATGTTCGATACGATGACTTTCTTGTTGTAAAATAAAATCAATAGATTCTTGAAGTATCATATTTAGTTAAATTTATATATCAATGAACCGTAAAAATTTCTACCTTGTTCGGGGTAACCTTCGCTTAAATAATAATTTTTATCAAAAACATTGTCGATGCCAACCTCTAAATACAAATATTTCCATACTTTGCCAGCAACTCTAAAGTTAAATAAAGTAAATTCGGAAGTTTTATTCCCATAACTAGTGCTATACCTTTCTGAATTGTATTCTTCGCTCAAAACAATTTCAATTTGCTCAAGTGGTTTGTAACACAGAGACAGCATTATTTTATGATTAGGCACATCTGTAAATTTTAATTCCGGATGAGTCAAATTATGACGTTCAATGTAAGTATAATTAAGATTTGCTTTAATGTTCTTTGCCATATCATAAGTAGTAGAAAGCTCTGCTCCAATAAATTCGGCATTTCCAGCATTTTGCATTTGAGTTTTTCCCGGAAGCACATTATAAACATTTTGAATAACATCGGATATTCGGCTATAAAAGACAGCAGGTTTAACTTGTAGCTTTTCAAAAAATACACCATTATAAGCAAATTCATAATTGAGTGCATTTTCAGGCTTTAAATCGACATTTGGAATAGCGGTTCCCATTTTATAAGAATATCGGTCTTTCATAGTGGCAAATCGAGTTTTTTGAGCAATAATTGCACTTATTCGTTGTTTTGCGGTAAAATTATAATAAACACCTATTTGAATGTTGAAAGCATTACTATGATTGTTGGGGAAATTGGAAATGGTTTTTGTTGTAGCATTATAATCTTCGGCTACGATACTTTGGCGTATATTGTAACTTATGCCGGGTATCACCATCAACTTATTGTTCCACTCAAAATTGTCTTCCACACCAAAAGAAAAAGTGTTATCCTGAAAATGTCTTATAGGCTCGTTTAGATTGTGTTCGCTATGTTTGTCGTTTTTTAAGTGAACCGATAGTTTAAGTTTGTTTTTCGGAATAAACTCCGTACCGGTTTCAACCGATGCTCCCATCGTTTCATCATTATAAAAACTTTGAAAGGCATAGGGTTTAGTTTGTGTAGTGTAAGTAGCATCATCAAAACTATTAAGTTGGTTTTTAAATTTATCGTAAAAAAGTCTTGTTTTTACATAGTTCTTATCTCGAATGGTTGTTTTTGAAATAAAATAGATACTCTCTTTATCCCACAAGGGCCATTGCCAGTATCGCACTTTTATACTGGGATCGTTTCCTGTATAAATCGGATTTCCTTTCTCACCGTGTTGATAAATATAACTAATTGAATATTCATCATGTTTATTAGGTGTAAAACCCATTTTAATGGTAGCTTTAGTATCTTCTCTATATGAATTATCTCTTGCTTTGCCATTTTCTGTTTTAACACTATCAAAGTCATGTGACAAGGGATAATATTTTTGTTGTAAACTCGAAAATCCTCCTTGAAGATAGATCTTGTTTAAGTTTGTTCCGATATTAACACTACCTTTATAGCCATCTCCGCTCATAACTCCAGCTAAAGCGGTTACTTCAATTTTATTTTTGGGTTTTCTGGTTATAAGGTTAATAGCACCACCCAGTGTATTCGGTCCATATAAAATAGAAGAAAAACCTTTTGATATATCTATTTCAGATAAATCAAAAATTGTAAAACGAGCTAGGTCTAAATAACCATCGTAAGGGACGTAAATAGGAATACCATCTAAATAAACCGGTACTTGCCTCAAATCATATCCTCGCAAATAAACAGTTGCTTCATTTCTTGCACCATTATTATTGAGTGTAATCGATGGCAAAAGGTCTAATGAACGAGCGACATCTAACCTATTAAATTGTTCGTTTTCTTCTGCTTTTATA
Encoded here:
- a CDS encoding TonB-dependent receptor: MKGINFLCVSIFVFILINFDAKSQQYEEQDSSISNKVFKLGEITITALQEKSIIKAEENEQFNRLDVARSLDLLPSITLNNNGARNEATVYLRGYDLRQVPVYLDGIPIYVPYDGYLDLARFTIFDLSEIDISKGFSSILYGPNTLGGAINLITRKPKNKIEVTALAGVMSGDGYKGSVNIGTNLNKIYLQGGFSSLQQKYYPLSHDFDSVKTENGKARDNSYREDTKATIKMGFTPNKHDEYSISYIYQHGEKGNPIYTGNDPSIKVRYWQWPLWDKESIYFISKTTIRDKNYVKTRLFYDKFKNQLNSFDDATYTTQTKPYAFQSFYNDETMGASVETGTEFIPKNKLKLSVHLKNDKHSEHNLNEPIRHFQDNTFSFGVEDNFEWNNKLMVIPGISYNIRQSIVAEDYNATTKTISNFPNNHSNAFNIQIGVYYNFTAKQRISAIIAQKTRFATMKDRYSYKMGTAIPNVDLKPENALNYEFAYNGVFFEKLQVKPAVFYSRISDVIQNVYNVLPGKTQMQNAGNAEFIGAELSTTYDMAKNIKANLNYTYIERHNLTHPELKFTDVPNHKIMLSLCYKPLEQIEIVLSEEYNSERYSTSYGNKTSEFTLFNFRVAGKVWKYLYLEVGIDNVFDKNYYLSEGYPEQGRNFYGSLIYKFN